The Nitrospira sp. CR1.1 genome has a segment encoding these proteins:
- a CDS encoding S8 family serine peptidase, which produces MAKKKSSASRAGQKKTRRPPERMASDTVSEAAPHPAPVPDRSSESAAPTGPIVPPNPPGDALGTEHEERLAKNLIKTVIALPLLDKLYYETKARVADTSRRPGIYEVIIDLNLEYPKGREAARDWVFKTIEELIAQAGRKEAGQRLDRKKSEFNEQYVFAALEARVIRELVELDAKAKPDVPGKDGKPRTTRAIYQIWEDFKLKAFITSSVTTVKADAAKVAFSALGDKIVWAVVDSGIKGDHPHFGAHQNLAGQVEEWHYDFTDGVDPTKTALVDGMGHGTHVAGIIAGEIPADTKLRPGESHPDILAYSRSLKPDGDQAEREVVYEQIKAPSIAGMASRCKLVSLKVLNEAGEGSVSNIIAAIGHIQRINSFGRHIRIHGVNLSVGYPFEPEWFACGQSQLCVEVNRLVRSGVIVVVAAGNSGYGVLSTDFTGLRSAGIGLTINDPGNADLAITVGSTHRNMPHIYGVSYFSSKGPTGDGRLKPDLVAPGEKILSCAAGRMEQDIQEKIEKDVTYLEHSGTSMAAPHVSGVIAAFLSVRREFIGQPERIKEVFVSTATDLRRERYFQGAGLVDLMRAIQSI; this is translated from the coding sequence ATGGCCAAAAAGAAATCGAGCGCATCAAGGGCAGGGCAGAAAAAAACACGCCGGCCGCCTGAGCGGATGGCTTCTGACACGGTATCCGAGGCGGCTCCGCATCCGGCTCCCGTACCGGACCGATCCTCAGAATCAGCCGCACCGACCGGGCCCATTGTCCCTCCCAATCCTCCCGGGGATGCTCTCGGGACTGAGCACGAAGAGCGGTTGGCAAAGAATCTCATCAAGACCGTCATTGCCCTGCCGCTCCTCGACAAACTGTACTATGAAACGAAGGCGCGAGTGGCGGACACCTCCCGCCGTCCGGGCATCTATGAGGTGATCATTGATTTGAATCTGGAATACCCCAAGGGCCGGGAGGCGGCGCGAGACTGGGTGTTCAAGACGATCGAGGAACTGATCGCGCAAGCAGGACGGAAGGAGGCCGGCCAACGGCTCGACCGCAAGAAGAGCGAGTTCAACGAGCAATACGTGTTTGCCGCTCTTGAGGCGCGCGTGATTCGCGAATTGGTCGAGCTGGATGCGAAGGCCAAACCCGACGTGCCCGGCAAGGACGGCAAGCCACGAACGACTCGGGCCATCTACCAGATCTGGGAAGATTTCAAGCTGAAGGCGTTCATCACCAGCTCTGTCACCACGGTGAAAGCCGATGCGGCGAAAGTGGCCTTCTCCGCGTTGGGCGACAAGATCGTCTGGGCCGTCGTCGATTCCGGAATTAAAGGGGACCATCCGCATTTCGGCGCACACCAGAATCTTGCCGGCCAGGTCGAGGAGTGGCACTACGATTTTACGGACGGTGTTGATCCGACGAAGACCGCGTTGGTGGATGGCATGGGGCATGGTACCCATGTGGCCGGCATCATCGCCGGAGAGATTCCTGCCGATACGAAGCTGCGCCCCGGCGAATCACATCCTGACATTCTTGCCTATTCCCGATCGCTCAAGCCTGACGGGGATCAGGCGGAGCGGGAAGTCGTCTATGAGCAGATCAAGGCCCCATCCATTGCCGGGATGGCTTCGCGGTGCAAGCTGGTGAGCCTGAAGGTCTTAAACGAGGCCGGCGAAGGCAGCGTGAGCAACATCATTGCCGCGATCGGGCACATTCAGCGCATCAACAGTTTCGGGCGGCACATTCGCATTCATGGGGTGAACTTGAGTGTCGGCTACCCATTCGAGCCCGAATGGTTTGCCTGTGGCCAAAGCCAACTCTGCGTGGAGGTAAACCGTCTTGTGCGCTCCGGCGTCATCGTGGTGGTGGCGGCCGGGAACTCCGGATATGGCGTCCTCTCCACTGATTTTACGGGACTGCGCTCGGCCGGAATCGGTCTGACGATCAACGATCCGGGGAATGCCGACCTCGCGATCACCGTCGGGTCGACCCATCGCAACATGCCGCATATCTACGGGGTCTCGTATTTTTCATCGAAGGGGCCTACGGGCGACGGACGCCTGAAGCCGGATCTGGTTGCGCCGGGGGAGAAGATCCTCTCCTGTGCGGCGGGGCGGATGGAGCAGGACATTCAGGAAAAAATCGAGAAGGATGTGACCTACCTGGAACATTCCGGGACGAGCATGGCCGCGCCGCATGTGTCGGGTGTCATCGCCGCGTTCTTGTCCGTCCGTCGAGAATTCATTGGGCAGCCGGAACGGATCAAAGAAGTCTTTGTTTCGACCGCGACGGATCTCCGTCGGGAACGGTACTTTCAGGGAGCCGGGCTCGTGGATCTCATGCGCGCGATTCAATCCATCTAG
- a CDS encoding NnrS family protein, which translates to MVKSDVVEGRGTSPGAAVFSYGFRPFFLGAAVFAGLAVPVWVVMLAVGGGSTNLAAPREWHVHEMLFGFLPAVITGFVLTALPNWTDRPAIKGRLLMGLFAVWFAGRIVLARPWFPPGLAAVIDSAYLLMLAGLLWREIAGGKSWNHAPIGVLLSLYAVANMLFHLFALNGMATDLPERLALGLDLTLLAFIGGRVTPNFTREFLVQARRPEQPAPFSPLDMAAIGLVALASTIWVMLPEGAIAGSVLILAGVVNLVRLSRWYGWLAWREPLVFVLHWGYGWLALALFLLGCAALGVGLPKEDAVHALTTGAVGVMTLGIMTRASLGHTGRSRHADTPTVAMYVLVTCGAILRVFGPATGLPTTLVLGIAASCWSGAYLLFALIYGPYLLRPSVDE; encoded by the coding sequence GTGGTGAAGAGTGATGTAGTCGAAGGTCGCGGAACCTCGCCGGGGGCGGCAGTGTTTTCGTATGGATTCCGCCCGTTTTTTCTGGGGGCCGCAGTATTTGCGGGCCTGGCTGTTCCTGTCTGGGTTGTCATGTTGGCGGTCGGGGGTGGTTCAACCAATCTGGCTGCGCCTCGCGAATGGCATGTGCACGAAATGTTGTTCGGATTTCTGCCTGCGGTGATCACCGGTTTTGTGCTGACGGCCCTGCCCAACTGGACGGACCGTCCGGCCATCAAAGGACGCCTTCTGATGGGGCTGTTCGCGGTGTGGTTCGCCGGCCGGATCGTGCTGGCGCGGCCCTGGTTTCCGCCGGGCCTGGCGGCCGTTATCGATTCGGCCTATCTTTTGATGTTGGCGGGATTGCTGTGGCGCGAGATTGCGGGGGGAAAGAGCTGGAATCATGCGCCGATCGGCGTCTTGCTCAGTCTTTATGCGGTCGCGAACATGCTGTTTCATCTCTTCGCTCTCAACGGCATGGCAACGGATCTTCCCGAACGACTGGCGCTGGGACTGGACCTGACGCTGCTGGCGTTCATCGGCGGCCGTGTGACGCCGAATTTTACACGCGAGTTTCTTGTTCAGGCGAGAAGGCCGGAGCAACCGGCGCCGTTTTCTCCTCTCGATATGGCGGCGATAGGATTGGTCGCGTTGGCCTCGACGATCTGGGTGATGCTCCCGGAAGGGGCCATAGCCGGGTCGGTCCTCATCCTTGCCGGAGTGGTCAATCTGGTTCGGCTGTCGCGATGGTACGGCTGGCTCGCGTGGCGAGAGCCGCTGGTGTTTGTGCTGCACTGGGGATATGGGTGGCTCGCGCTGGCGCTTTTCCTGCTCGGTTGCGCCGCGCTTGGCGTCGGGTTGCCGAAGGAAGATGCCGTGCATGCGTTAACCACAGGAGCGGTGGGCGTGATGACGCTCGGTATCATGACCCGCGCGAGCCTCGGCCATACCGGCCGTTCACGGCACGCCGACACTCCAACGGTCGCCATGTATGTGTTAGTCACCTGCGGAGCAATTCTGCGGGTATTCGGACCGGCCACCGGCCTGCCGACCACTCTCGTACTGGGTATTGCCGCCTCTTGTTGGAGCGGCGCGTATCTTTTGTTCGCCTTGATCTATGGCCCGTACCTTCTACGTCCGAGTGTCGATGAGTGA
- a CDS encoding OmpA family protein produces the protein MSRGIIFGVGLFALTLLAFICIPRHLPVTSSATGHSSFSAHIENGHLTLSGAMGSEEAKLAAVARAQELAKHLKLRVTDNLDILEDGGASAWESAVPALLTQVAALHQHQATLSVSGQTATVTGAAANGDTKTKLVQEMTSLLGASMHVQDHVTVASSGPVSPSSAPAPPPAHASRAKIQAGLDDILRGEHIAFESNSAGLTSKGRAVIDKVIPSLKRSPEAVIEIGGHTDSYGDPEYNLQLSRTRAESVRQYLIDHGVTNRLTAVGYGASRPLSQDRTRAASKKNRRIEFRVKEER, from the coding sequence ATGTCGCGCGGAATTATTTTTGGCGTAGGGCTATTTGCACTCACCTTGTTGGCGTTCATCTGTATCCCTCGACACCTGCCGGTCACGTCGTCGGCGACCGGCCACTCATCGTTCAGCGCTCATATTGAAAACGGGCACCTCACGCTCTCGGGCGCCATGGGAAGCGAAGAGGCAAAACTCGCGGCCGTCGCCCGCGCGCAGGAGCTCGCCAAACACCTCAAGTTGCGCGTCACGGACAATCTCGACATCCTTGAAGACGGCGGAGCCTCTGCGTGGGAAAGCGCCGTCCCGGCGCTGCTGACACAGGTCGCGGCGCTCCATCAACACCAGGCCACCCTCTCCGTTTCCGGCCAGACGGCGACGGTCACGGGCGCGGCCGCCAACGGCGACACCAAAACCAAACTCGTGCAGGAGATGACCTCGCTGCTCGGCGCCTCGATGCACGTCCAGGATCACGTCACTGTCGCCTCGTCAGGCCCCGTCTCCCCGTCATCCGCGCCGGCCCCTCCGCCTGCGCACGCCTCCCGTGCCAAGATCCAGGCAGGGTTGGATGACATCCTGCGCGGAGAACATATCGCCTTTGAAAGCAACAGCGCCGGGCTCACCTCCAAGGGACGAGCCGTTATCGATAAAGTCATTCCATCCCTCAAGCGCTCGCCCGAAGCGGTCATCGAAATCGGCGGTCATACCGATTCGTATGGCGACCCGGAGTATAACCTCCAACTCAGCCGAACACGAGCGGAGTCGGTTCGGCAATACCTGATTGATCATGGGGTCACCAATCGATTGACCGCCGTGGGATATGGAGCATCCCGCCCGTTGAGCCAGGACCGGACGCGCGCCGCGTCGAAAAAGAACCGGCGGATTGAATTTCGCGTGAAAGAGGAACGGTGA